In Primulina eburnea isolate SZY01 chromosome 14, ASM2296580v1, whole genome shotgun sequence, the following proteins share a genomic window:
- the LOC140811992 gene encoding CBS domain-containing protein CBSX5-like isoform X2, translated as MAVKFFNQVVSELCLGKPELFGITATDTVYDALTVLKRSEDTYISVWENGEELAIRSSLCIGKICMTDVILYLCREENLLDPFKAFESPVSQILSQGVSVITHLDSNSSLLEAIDHILEGTHNLAIPIQNHRISGSRKKFLSNGRGYCWLTQEDVVRFLLNSIRVFSPIQSFAISSINIIEHNIMTVYHKEPASSAAGYFNRALDKQSSVAVVDEKHRLIGEISPFKLACCNETAAAAITVLSVADLMDYIDCRSPHEDLIQLVRIRLLKRNLARMSDLMDEFFHSSSSNCSSDDESGQRRNWGSGRNCPQRSWVVACSPNSSLAAVMIQALAHRVSCVWVVEEDYTLVGAVTFAGILKQRK; from the exons ATGGCAGTGAAATTTTTTAACCAAGTGGTATCGGAATTGTGCTTAGGAAAGCCGGAACTGTTTGGGATCACGGCGACCGACACCGTTTACGATGCACTAACAGTATTAAAGAGGTCCGAAGATACATACATCAGCGTGTGGGAAAACGGCGAAGAGCTCGCCATTCGTTCCTCTTTGTGCATAGGGAAAATTTGCATGACGGATGTAATTCTCTATCTTTGTAGAGAGGAAAATTTGTTGGATCCATTTAAGGCTTTTGAGTCTCCTGTATCTCAAATTTTATCCCAAGGAGTTTCCGTTATCACGCATTTGGATTCCAATTCCAG CTTGCTGGAGGCAATAGATCACATACTGGAAGGCACCCACAATCTAGCGATTCCAATACAGAACCACAGGATTTCCGGTTCAAGAAAGAAGTTCCTCAGCAATGGCCGTGGATACTGTTGGTTAACGCAAGAGGATGTTGTCCGTTTCCTTCTAAATTCCATCCGAGTCTTCTCCCCGATCCAATCTTTCGCCATCAGTTCCATCAACATCATTGAACACAATATCATGACAGTGTATCATAAAGAACCTGCGTCCTCAGCAGCAGGATATTTTAACCGTGCCCTTGACAAACAATCATCTGTTGCCGTTGTTGATGAAAAACACAGGTTAATAGGCGAGATCTCACCCTTCAAACTAGCCTGCTGCAATGAAACAGCAGCAGCCGCCATAACTGTCCTCTCAGTCGCTGATCTCATGGATTATATCGATTGTAGAAGCCCACATGAAGACTTGATTCAGTTAGTGCGGATAAGGCTACTAAAGAGAAATTTGGCACGAATGTCGGACTTGATGGATGAGTTCTTTCATTCTTCATCTTCTAATTGCTCCTCTGACGATGAATCTGGGCAACGTAGGAATTGGGGATCAGGTCGAAACTGTCCACAGAGGAGCTGGGTCGTCGCCTGTAGCCCTAACAGTTCTTTGGCGGCAGTGATGATCCAGGCTCTAGCTCATCGGGTTAGTTGCGTGTGGGTTGTGGAGGAAGATTACACCTTGGTTGGGGCAGTAACATTTGCAGGAATCTTGAAA CAGAGGAAATGA
- the LOC140811992 gene encoding CBS domain-containing protein CBSX5-like isoform X1, translating into MAVKFFNQVVSELCLGKPELFGITATDTVYDALTVLKRSEDTYISVWENGEELAIRSSLCIGKICMTDVILYLCREENLLDPFKAFESPVSQILSQGVSVITHLDSNSSLLEAIDHILEGTHNLAIPIQNHRISGSRKKFLSNGRGYCWLTQEDVVRFLLNSIRVFSPIQSFAISSINIIEHNIMTVYHKEPASSAAGYFNRALDKQSSVAVVDEKHRLIGEISPFKLACCNETAAAAITVLSVADLMDYIDCRSPHEDLIQLVRIRLLKRNLARMSDLMDEFFHSSSSNCSSDDESGQRRNWGSGRNCPQRSWVVACSPNSSLAAVMIQALAHRVSCVWVVEEDYTLVGAVTFAGILKVLRSFAGCRQNKPEKDNYI; encoded by the exons ATGGCAGTGAAATTTTTTAACCAAGTGGTATCGGAATTGTGCTTAGGAAAGCCGGAACTGTTTGGGATCACGGCGACCGACACCGTTTACGATGCACTAACAGTATTAAAGAGGTCCGAAGATACATACATCAGCGTGTGGGAAAACGGCGAAGAGCTCGCCATTCGTTCCTCTTTGTGCATAGGGAAAATTTGCATGACGGATGTAATTCTCTATCTTTGTAGAGAGGAAAATTTGTTGGATCCATTTAAGGCTTTTGAGTCTCCTGTATCTCAAATTTTATCCCAAGGAGTTTCCGTTATCACGCATTTGGATTCCAATTCCAG CTTGCTGGAGGCAATAGATCACATACTGGAAGGCACCCACAATCTAGCGATTCCAATACAGAACCACAGGATTTCCGGTTCAAGAAAGAAGTTCCTCAGCAATGGCCGTGGATACTGTTGGTTAACGCAAGAGGATGTTGTCCGTTTCCTTCTAAATTCCATCCGAGTCTTCTCCCCGATCCAATCTTTCGCCATCAGTTCCATCAACATCATTGAACACAATATCATGACAGTGTATCATAAAGAACCTGCGTCCTCAGCAGCAGGATATTTTAACCGTGCCCTTGACAAACAATCATCTGTTGCCGTTGTTGATGAAAAACACAGGTTAATAGGCGAGATCTCACCCTTCAAACTAGCCTGCTGCAATGAAACAGCAGCAGCCGCCATAACTGTCCTCTCAGTCGCTGATCTCATGGATTATATCGATTGTAGAAGCCCACATGAAGACTTGATTCAGTTAGTGCGGATAAGGCTACTAAAGAGAAATTTGGCACGAATGTCGGACTTGATGGATGAGTTCTTTCATTCTTCATCTTCTAATTGCTCCTCTGACGATGAATCTGGGCAACGTAGGAATTGGGGATCAGGTCGAAACTGTCCACAGAGGAGCTGGGTCGTCGCCTGTAGCCCTAACAGTTCTTTGGCGGCAGTGATGATCCAGGCTCTAGCTCATCGGGTTAGTTGCGTGTGGGTTGTGGAGGAAGATTACACCTTGGTTGGGGCAGTAACATTTGCAGGAATCTTGAAAGTTCTACGGAGTTTCGCAGGATGCAGGCAAAACAAACCAGAGAAGGATAATTATATTTAA